A stretch of DNA from Roseovarius sp. W115:
GTGTCAGCCTCCAGATCGTCCTCAATTTCGGTCTCAGCAGCAGCGTCGATCTCAGCATCTTCCATGTCCAACATCTCGTCAGACATCTCTACCGCGATCCTGTCGTCTTCGGCCTCGGCTGTGTCTTCAATGACGTCTTCCGCCACCTGCATCTCAGCCTCTGCCTCAAACTCATCATCCGCACCCGGCTCGGCTTCGATCCGCAAAGTTTCCAGATCGGCAACTGCGGCTTCCAAAGCATCAGGCAGGCTTGGTTCTTCGGCTTCCGCTTCGTCCGTGACATCCGCATCTTGCTTCACTTCAAACCCTTCCAGGTTCAGTGCAGCCGGCATGTCCACCTCGTCGCTTTCTGTATCGGCAAACATGTCATGCAGGCCGCCAACATCACCTTTGATCTCTGCCCCTTCCGGTGTCTCTGCCCCGACCCAGCCTTCGTCGTCGTCATAGCTTTGAATCGGCTCAAGGCTTTTGAGATCAAAATCCATCTCATCCGCCGATCCATTCATCTCAGGGTCAGACATGTCTTCCGCCATTGCCTCGCTGACAGAAGGAATATCCAGCACAGGCCGTTCAGCCGCCTCAGTGGTCGGCGCATCGTCACCGGCACGGGCCGCACGCTTTTCTTCAATAATATCACGCAAAAATTTCATTTTTTGTTCCTTTAGTTCTGAAGAACAACAGAGTCGCCAGACTCTTTTCCGGGCAGAATTTTGTTAAAGAACCGACCCATCGCGCCCTTGCGCGCAGGCTTGGGATCGTTCGGGTCTCGGCCTTCTGCATCGGCATGTTGTTCCATGCTCGGGTCTTGGGATGAGGTGCCTGCTTTATCTTTCGACTTACGTTTCTTGCGGAGCGGGGTTCCATCCTGTTCGGCCAGAAACGCATCAACGTCTTCAATAGGATTGCCAAAAATGTCGACGGGCTGCGACTTTGACTTGGGCTCTTCGATCTTGGATGCCGCCTCACGCTCGACATCCTCTTTGGTCTTCAACAGATGCGACACACCTGGGGTGAACTTGCTGTTCGTGTCGGACACAAGCTCGGAAATCTTGGATATGATCTCGGGCGCATCTAGGGGGATCGCCGTTGGATCTGGCGGAGGGGCCGCCGCCAGTGTTTTCTGTTTCGGGCTGCTCTCCGTCTCGGCTGGAACCGCAGCTTTCACCCTTGGATCCGGCGCAGATAAAGGCGCATCCTTGACCGGCGCATGCAGCGGTTTGGAGTCTTCCACGACCGGAGCCGACGCTTGCGGTTGCACATGGATTTCGGGCTGCGTCTGCGCGACCGGGGCGGGTTGTACAGATTGCACAGGCTGTATGGATGGTTGAGCCTGGACCTGTGGCTGAACGTGAGCCGCAAGAGCCGCATTCAAATGCCCAAGCCACTGCGCCGCACTCGCAATACGATCCTGGGGATACACATTGAGCGCCTGATTGATCAGGTTCAGGAACCCTTGATCCAGGTCCCAGTCCACGCCGCGCAACGGCTCAAAGGGATCTGGGTTTCCTGCCTCAATGGACTGACGACGTATTTCCGCATCGGGTGGGGTATAGCCGGTGACGAGGTAATGGAAGGTGGCACCTAGCGCATAGATATCGCTGACCACATGGTGCTCGGCGGCCTGATCGTAAAACTCAAATGGTGAGTACCCGTCCTTCACCGCCAAGAGCTTGCTGCTCGCTGACTGATCCTGGCTTTCAATTTCCAGAGAAGATCCGAAGTCAATCAGCGTGACCCTGTTGCGGGCATCAATGATGAAATTGTCCGGAGCCAGGTCGCGATGCAGGATGCCTTGCTCGTGGGTGTACTGAACCGCGTCGAGTGCTTCGCTCACAACCTGCAAGAGGGTCGCGCCATCAAGACGTTCAGGCGTTTCTTCAACGATGGTGCACAGATCCTCGCCATTCACGAAATCCATGCCAAGGAAAGCCGTGCCGTTTTCCTCAAACACCTGATGCACACGCACAATGCCAGGGTGTTCGAGAGCCGCCAGCCGGTAGGCCTCATGCTTGAACTGATCGAGGACGGTCTCGAACCGTTTGGCGAATTGCTCGGTCTTGGGACAAACACGAAGGGCAGCGCGGGTGCACAAATCCTGGGGGAAGCATTCCTTGATGACCACACGGCGCTTCAGGCTGTCACGCGCAAGATAGGTAATCCCGAACCCCCCTGCGAAAGCGGACGTTCAATGACGTACTGCCCCCTCAGGAGTTTCGTGCCGCTGGGCAATTCAATACCACTGCGCTGCGGTTCAAGATTCATCGTCTTCCCCGTTACCTTGGCCCAATGGGAAAGGGTGGTCTTCGAATCAACCCAATCCCGCTCTCTATATGGGCGTTGGAAATGTGGAGAACTCGTGGCCAAACTTGGCTAACCCTGTGGCCCGACGTGGGGTAAAGCCAAGAATTGAATGCAATTGCCACGCATTGCGGCAAGAGAGTCGCCGCTTAGCGCAAAGAGGCGCGCAGAACGATTTCGGTTTCTAACAGGCGTGATCGTCCGGGGCTGGTGCCTTCGACCATCGCCACCAATTCATCCGCTGCGGCCTGGCCCATCTCACGATGTGGCACGGCAACCGTGGTGAGTGTGGGCTGAACGATACGCGCCAGTTCCATGTCATCGAACCCTGTGAGCGACACGTCACCAGGCACATCAATGCCCACGGTCTTGGCCGATTGCAGCGCGCCGACCGCCAAAAGATCGTTGCCGCAGATCACTGCCGTCGCACGTGGCGTTCGGGCCATGAGGCGGGCAAAAGCAGCTTCCCCTGCTTCAATCGTATAGGCGGTCTCAATCACGGCCAGCGCGTCGGGCGACACGCCTTTTTCGGCCATGGCTGTTTTTACGCCATCCAGACGTTTCTGCGCCCTGTCATTGCCCGCACAAACGCCAGAGATCATCGCAATGCGACGATGCCCGCGGTCAATTGCGGCCTGCGTCACGGCCCGCATCGCTGCGTGATTGTCGAACCCGATTGACGGAACTGGTCCATCGGCATCAAATGCCCAGGCCACCAGGGCTGGCACGTTCTGCCGCGCCAGGTAATCATAGATCTGCCCTTCGCGCTCATAGCCAATCAGCAAGAGACCATCTGCGCCCCGCGCCACCAAGGTGCGGATCTGTTCCTTTTCGATGTCAGGCTTGTAGGCAGAGCTGGACACCAAGAGCGTATACCCCCGCGCATGAAGCGCTTCCTGAAATGCTTGCAGACCCTTGGCGAAAATGGCGTTGTCCAGCGTCGGCACAATCGCCCCGATGGTGTAACTGCGCTTGGCCGCCATGACCCGCGCCGCGAAATTCGGTGTGTAACCCAGCGCATCGACGGCCTTCATCACCTTGTCCCGCGTAGTCTCAATCACCTTGCCCGGCTCATTCAGACAACGCGACACCGTGGCGGTGGAGACACCTGCCATCTTGGCAACATCATCAAGCGTCGGCACAGGCTCATTCATTGATGTGGCACAGCCTTTCGCACAGCGTTCACAGGGCCTCATAGCATAAAACAGAAGTTTTGAAACCGCTTGATGTAAGCGCTTGCATAAATTATGTAAGCGCTTACACGGAGCTTGTGTGATTCTGCTCCAATGTCATTTGGGGCGTGTATGCGACAGGCCTTTTAACGAGAAATAAGGAACGGCCCTCCATGCCTCGCGAATATCTTAAAAAAGCAACGCTGACGTCCAAGTCTGATGCGTCCGAAGTTCATGCCACCGTGCAGGGCATCCTGTCCGACATCGAAGCGGGCGGGGACGCAAAGGCGTTGGAATATGCTGCGAAGTTTGACCAGTACGAAGGCAACACCCTTCTGACGCAGCAAGAGATTGACACGGCTTGTGAGCAGGTACCGGACAAGCTTAAGGCGGACATCCAGTTCGCTCATGACAATGTGCGGCGCTTTGCGGAAATGCAGAAGTCGACCGTGGCGGATGTCGAGATGGAAATCCTGCCGGGTTTTGTTGCGGGGCAAAAGGCCATTCCAGTGGACGCTGCCGGATGCTACGCGCCCGGTGGCCGCTATAGTCACATCGCCAGTGCCATCATGACCGTGACCACAGCCAAGGTCGCAGGCTGCCGTCATATCACCGCCTGCTCGCCCCCACGCCCCGGCGTCGGCATTGCCCCGGCGATTGTATACGCCGCCCATATCTGCGGTGCGGACAAGATCATGGCCATGGGCGGGGTTCAGGGCGTTGCGGCGATGACATATGGCCTCTTTGGCCTGCCCAAGGCCAACATCCTGGTGGGACCGGGAAACCAATTCGTGGCCGAAGCCAAGCGCATTCTGTTTGGCAAGGTTGGCATCGACATGATTGCCGGGCCTACGGACAGCCTTATCTTGGCTGATCACACAGCCGACGCTCATATCGTGGCCACTGATCTGGTGAGCCAGGCCGAACATGGCTACAACTCACCTGTCTGGCTGGTGACAGACCAACGTGACCTGGCCGAGAAGGTGATGGAGCTTGTGCCTGGCCTAATCAAAGACCTGCCCGAGCTTAACCGCGACAACGCTTTTGCCGCATGGCGCGACTATGCAGAAGTGATCATCTGTGCCGACCGCGAAGAAATGGCAGCTTGCTCCGATGACTACGCGCCAGAGCACTTGACGGTGCAGGCCGAAGACCTTGATTGGTGGCTCAACCGTCTGACCTGCTACGGCTCTCTGTTTCTCGGTGAAGAAACCACCGTATCCTACGGCGACAAAGCCACCGGCACCAACCACGTGCTGCCCACATCAGGGGCTGCGAGCTATACCGGTGGTCTAAGCGTGCACAAATACATGAAGATCGTCACCTGGCAGCGCGCCACACGCGAAGGATCCAAATCCGTGGCCGAAGCCACCGCGCGCATCTCGCGTCTGGAGGGGATGGAAGGACATGCCCGTGCGGCGGATGTGCGTCTGGCCAAATATTTCCCCAAAGAAAACTTCGATCTAAGTGCCGATGGGTGATCCCGAACAAGACCCACGGGATCTGTTTGATCTGACAGGCCATGTGGCTTGCGTGACCGGCGCAAGCTCGGGATTGGGGCGTCGCGCCGCTGTGACCTTGGCCGCTGCCGGGGCTTACGTGGTTGGCGTGGCACGGCGCAAAGAGGCGCTGGAGGATCTTAAAGCGGAAGTTGGCGTCGGCATTGAAACGGTCGTCGCAGATGTGTCGAACAGGGATGATCTCGACACCGTCGTGGCGAAGATCGCAGCGCCCTTTGGTGCACCTGACATTCTTATTCATGCAGCCGGAATCAACACCCGAGAAGCTGCCGATGATGTCACGGCGGAAGGATGGGACCAAACGCTGGCGCTGAACCTCTCGACCCCCTTCTTCTTGAGCCAAGCCTTTGTGCCGAAAATGAAATCCAAGGGTTGGGGCCGCATCGTCAACTTCGCCTCGCTGCAGACCACGCGCGCCTTTCCCGGCGGCATCGCCTATGGCGCATCCAAAGGCGGTATCGCCCAGCTCACCCGTGCCATGGCCGAGGCGTGGTCATCGCATGGCATCATGGCCAATGCGATTGGCCCCGGATTTTTCCCAACCGAATTGACCCAAGCCGTATTCGGTGATGCCGACCGGGCCGCGCGCAACGCTGCGCAAACCTGTGTTGCCCGCAACGGAGAGCTGCGCGACATCGACGGGCCGCTACTTTTCTTGTGCTCAGAGGCCTCTGGCTATGTCACCGGACAGGTTCTCATGGTCGACGGGGGGTTCACCGCGAAATGAAGGCGCTTGTTTATGACGGTGTGGAGCAGATGGGCTACCGGGACGTTGCTGATGCCGCGCCACGTGACGGAGAGCATCTCATCCGTGTCGCCGCCGTGGGCATTTGCGGCTCTGACATGCATGCCTATCTGGGTCACGATGATCGCCGTCCGGCCCCTCTGATACTCGGGCATGAGGCGGCAGGCGTGATCGTTGGAGGCCCGCGTGCAGGAGATCGCGTCACCATCAACCCACTGGTCACGTGCGGCACATGCCCGGCCTGCACATCGGGTCGCGAAAACCTGTGTCCAACCCGGCAGATCATCTCCATGCCACCGCGCGAAGGGGCCTTTGCCGAGCTTGTCGCGATGCCGGAGCAGAACCTTGTCACAGTGCCGGAGGACACAGCGCTTGATAAGGCCGCTTTGGCTGAGCCACTGGCGGTGAGTTGGCACGCCGCACGTCTGGCGCTGGAGGCCCTGCATCCGTCTCAGGATCGGCGCGCTTTGGTTATCGGCGGCGGGGCGATTGGTCTCGCCGCAGCGCTGGCGCTCGAGGCCATGGGTGTTGATGACATCACCCTTTCGGAGCCGAACGATGCGCGGCGCAATTTCTTGCAGGATACGTGCAACCAAAAGGCCATCGCACAAGCCGAGGGCACGTTTCCCATCATCATCGACGCCGTGGGCTATGCCGCAACCCGTGCGGCCGCGTCTGCGATGGCAGAACCCGGCGGTGTGATCGCGCATGTCGGTCTGGGCGAGGATGCCGGGGGTCTCGATGTCCGACGCATGACCCTGCAGGAGATCACCTTTATCGGCACCTATACCTACACAGCCCAAGATTTCCGCGACACGGCGCAGGCCATTTTTGACAGCCGCCTTGGTCCGCTCGACTGGTTTGACAAACGCACTCTATCCGATGGTTATCAAGCCTTTCAGGATCTGCGCGCAGGCCACGTCGCACATCCGAAAATCGTACTCTATCCCGATCAATAGCATGTAACGCCACACAGCGCCGAGGCGCTCCAACCGAAAGGCTAACTCAGATGAATATCGACAAGAAGATCGTTGATGATCTTGTCGCCAACGACATCTCCTTTGTCACCACTGTGCCCTGCAAGCAGCTCGCCGGTGTGATCGAAGAGGTCGAGAACCGCGACGGCATCTATCACATTCCTTCCAACAAGGAAGACGAGGGCATGGGCCTGTGCGCCGGGGCGCATATGGGTGGTAAACGCCCGGCCATCATCATGCAGAACACGGCGATTGGTGTGACGATCAACACGCTGGCAACGCTCATTCAGTATTACCACATGCCGCTTCCGATGATCATTTCCTATCGCGGCGAGTTGCGCGAACCGGTGGCCTGTCAGGTGGAAATGGCGGTGCACACCAAGGCGCTCTTGGCACAGCTCAACATCCCGACCTACCACTTCCACTGGCAGCGGGACGTCGAAGAGTTCGACAACATTCTGAAATACACCTTCATGTGCAACAAACCTGTGGCCATCTTGACCGATGCCAACTTCTGGGGAGGCTATGGCGACCAATGATCCGTTCTGAAATTCTCAAAGAAATCGCCCCGATCCTGCGCGACCAGCTTGTCGTCTGTAACATCGGCATTCCCTCCCAAGAGCTTCATGCGATTGATGACCAGCCGACGAATTTTTACATGCTGGGCACGATGGGGTTGTCGTCCTCGATCGGTCTTGGCCTTGCTTTGGCGCAGGACAAAACCGTGATCTCAATTGACGGGGATGGCTCGGTTCTGACCAACCTGTGCACCCTGCCCACGATCGCGAACAATGTGGCCGACAATTACATCCTGATGATCATCGACAACGGCTCTTATGGCTCAACCGGGGATCAGCCGACCTATACCGGCAAGAAAACCTCGCTAGCGGGTATGGCCCGCGCGGCGGGTTGCGAGAATGTGGTCGAGGTGCAGGACGTCGACACTGGCAAGGCTCTGCAAGAAGCCATTGATAGCAAGAAAATGACCGTGATGGTTGTCAAATGCGACAGCGGCAATGCCAAGATGCCGGTGATCACCATGGATCCCGTTGTGATCAAGCATCGGTTTATGGAAGCCGTGAAGGCCTGAGGCGGCCCTTGCCGGAACGAAAGAGCCCGCAGCGATATGGCTGCGGGTTTTCTTTTGCAGGTGCTTCTCAAGCCCTGCCGGGCTTTCGGCGCGAAGAAGCCCGTGAGGGCTGATAAGCGCGCGGGTCAGTGACCTGCGAGATGTGGGATGGCGGTCGCAGCGGCCTGAAGCTTGCCGACAAGCTCGCCGATTTGGTCTTCGGTAATGATAAAGGGCGGGGCGAGCAGGACATGATCGCCCA
This window harbors:
- the hisD gene encoding histidinol dehydrogenase, whose translation is MPREYLKKATLTSKSDASEVHATVQGILSDIEAGGDAKALEYAAKFDQYEGNTLLTQQEIDTACEQVPDKLKADIQFAHDNVRRFAEMQKSTVADVEMEILPGFVAGQKAIPVDAAGCYAPGGRYSHIASAIMTVTTAKVAGCRHITACSPPRPGVGIAPAIVYAAHICGADKIMAMGGVQGVAAMTYGLFGLPKANILVGPGNQFVAEAKRILFGKVGIDMIAGPTDSLILADHTADAHIVATDLVSQAEHGYNSPVWLVTDQRDLAEKVMELVPGLIKDLPELNRDNAFAAWRDYAEVIICADREEMAACSDDYAPEHLTVQAEDLDWWLNRLTCYGSLFLGEETTVSYGDKATGTNHVLPTSGAASYTGGLSVHKYMKIVTWQRATREGSKSVAEATARISRLEGMEGHARAADVRLAKYFPKENFDLSADG
- a CDS encoding zinc-dependent alcohol dehydrogenase, whose protein sequence is MKALVYDGVEQMGYRDVADAAPRDGEHLIRVAAVGICGSDMHAYLGHDDRRPAPLILGHEAAGVIVGGPRAGDRVTINPLVTCGTCPACTSGRENLCPTRQIISMPPREGAFAELVAMPEQNLVTVPEDTALDKAALAEPLAVSWHAARLALEALHPSQDRRALVIGGGAIGLAAALALEAMGVDDITLSEPNDARRNFLQDTCNQKAIAQAEGTFPIIIDAVGYAATRAAASAMAEPGGVIAHVGLGEDAGGLDVRRMTLQEITFIGTYTYTAQDFRDTAQAIFDSRLGPLDWFDKRTLSDGYQAFQDLRAGHVAHPKIVLYPDQ
- a CDS encoding SDR family NAD(P)-dependent oxidoreductase; this translates as MGDPEQDPRDLFDLTGHVACVTGASSGLGRRAAVTLAAAGAYVVGVARRKEALEDLKAEVGVGIETVVADVSNRDDLDTVVAKIAAPFGAPDILIHAAGINTREAADDVTAEGWDQTLALNLSTPFFLSQAFVPKMKSKGWGRIVNFASLQTTRAFPGGIAYGASKGGIAQLTRAMAEAWSSHGIMANAIGPGFFPTELTQAVFGDADRAARNAAQTCVARNGELRDIDGPLLFLCSEASGYVTGQVLMVDGGFTAK
- a CDS encoding serine/threonine protein kinase, with the translated sequence MCTRAALRVCPKTEQFAKRFETVLDQFKHEAYRLAALEHPGIVRVHQVFEENGTAFLGMDFVNGEDLCTIVEETPERLDGATLLQVVSEALDAVQYTHEQGILHRDLAPDNFIIDARNRVTLIDFGSSLEIESQDQSASSKLLAVKDGYSPFEFYDQAAEHHVVSDIYALGATFHYLVTGYTPPDAEIRRQSIEAGNPDPFEPLRGVDWDLDQGFLNLINQALNVYPQDRIASAAQWLGHLNAALAAHVQPQVQAQPSIQPVQSVQPAPVAQTQPEIHVQPQASAPVVEDSKPLHAPVKDAPLSAPDPRVKAAVPAETESSPKQKTLAAAPPPDPTAIPLDAPEIISKISELVSDTNSKFTPGVSHLLKTKEDVEREAASKIEEPKSKSQPVDIFGNPIEDVDAFLAEQDGTPLRKKRKSKDKAGTSSQDPSMEQHADAEGRDPNDPKPARKGAMGRFFNKILPGKESGDSVVLQN
- a CDS encoding LacI family DNA-binding transcriptional regulator; translated protein: MNEPVPTLDDVAKMAGVSTATVSRCLNEPGKVIETTRDKVMKAVDALGYTPNFAARVMAAKRSYTIGAIVPTLDNAIFAKGLQAFQEALHARGYTLLVSSSAYKPDIEKEQIRTLVARGADGLLLIGYEREGQIYDYLARQNVPALVAWAFDADGPVPSIGFDNHAAMRAVTQAAIDRGHRRIAMISGVCAGNDRAQKRLDGVKTAMAEKGVSPDALAVIETAYTIEAGEAAFARLMARTPRATAVICGNDLLAVGALQSAKTVGIDVPGDVSLTGFDDMELARIVQPTLTTVAVPHREMGQAAADELVAMVEGTSPGRSRLLETEIVLRASLR
- the comE gene encoding sulfopyruvate decarboxylase subunit beta produces the protein MIRSEILKEIAPILRDQLVVCNIGIPSQELHAIDDQPTNFYMLGTMGLSSSIGLGLALAQDKTVISIDGDGSVLTNLCTLPTIANNVADNYILMIIDNGSYGSTGDQPTYTGKKTSLAGMARAAGCENVVEVQDVDTGKALQEAIDSKKMTVMVVKCDSGNAKMPVITMDPVVIKHRFMEAVKA
- the comD gene encoding sulfopyruvate decarboxylase subunit alpha; this translates as MNIDKKIVDDLVANDISFVTTVPCKQLAGVIEEVENRDGIYHIPSNKEDEGMGLCAGAHMGGKRPAIIMQNTAIGVTINTLATLIQYYHMPLPMIISYRGELREPVACQVEMAVHTKALLAQLNIPTYHFHWQRDVEEFDNILKYTFMCNKPVAILTDANFWGGYGDQ